One window from the genome of Salvia miltiorrhiza cultivar Shanhuang (shh) chromosome 7, IMPLAD_Smil_shh, whole genome shotgun sequence encodes:
- the LOC130991708 gene encoding F-box/LRR-repeat protein At3g26922-like codes for MVCPESDRVLSSETMDDDRLSELPDSLILTILSLLDMRDVVRTTLLSKRWKNRWTTVPCLHFHIPLYCNLWVEYSNLVSGALAQWKGAKILEFTIFFPSFRLRSSSDIDSWLRFAIEKQVEKLTVGFDYQTRVAYFLPHCLYSCSSITDLSLYKCSLKIEKNVQWNQLKRLEIRNPDGLSGDAMNQILVGAPLLEELFYGCFEIRENFNIRSTSLKMLEIGSNRGSFCRRSIYTLVKAEAELRIWAPNLLSLEMSACFSGSCLLYVPSLTTATLRFDDNFITREAMAPLEMFHQVFRSIRHVENVSLSYWSFQFLVDMKENHMPVEFPNAEFLKIRFVKGHEMLDFLVALESFPKLKSLIVYQYGHIYNSVASEMASLSPSLLHLQTVEIYIHGKQFSISPLLEYLLENAHVLQKMLLRPYVGELEVSISALKELLEMRRSSPYAEVIIKPTFLGF; via the exons ATGGTCTGCCCAGAATCCGATAGAGTTTTGAGTAGTGAAACAATGGATGATGATCGACTCAGTGAGTTACCTGACTCGTTAATCCTTACCATTCTTTCGTTGTTGGATATGAGAGATGTGGTTAGGACAACCCTTCTCTCCAAACGATGGAAAAATCGATGGACCACCGTCCCCTGCCTTCATTTTCACATTCCTTTGTACTGTAATTTATGGGTTGAATACTCAAATCTCGTTTCTGGGGCTCTTGCACAATGGAAAGGTGCCAAGATTCTGGAGTTCACCATATTTTTCCCTTCATTTCGTTTGAGATCATCTAGTGATATTGATTCGTGGCTGCGTTTTGCGATCGAAAAACAAGTGGAAAAGCTAACTGTAGGTTTCGATTATCAAACGCGTGTTGCATACTTCCTTCCACACTGTTTATATTCGTGCTCATCAATTACAGACTTATCCCTATACAAGTGTTCGTTGAAAATCGAGAAGAATGTGCAGTGGAATCAACTCAAGAGATTAGAAATTAGAAATCCGGATGGGTTGAGTGGTGATGCCATGAACCAAATTCTTGTGGGTGCACCTCTGTTGGAAGAGTTGTTTTATGGGTGTTTTGAAATTAGAGAAAACTTCAATATCCGATCTACCAGCTTGAAGATGCTCGAAATCGGCAGCAACCGTGGGAGCTTCTGCCGTCGAAGTATTTATACCTTAGTAAAGGCGGAGGCAGAGCTGCGAATTTGGGCTCCTAATCTATTGAGTTTAGAAATGTCAGCTTGTTTTAGTGGCAGTTGTTTGCTATATGTCCCTTCTTTGACTACTGCAACTCTTCGTTTTGATGACAACTTTATTACTCGTGAGGCCATGGCGCCTCTTGAAATGTTCCATCAAGTTTTTCGAAGCATCCGCCATGTTGAGAATGTCTCGTTATCATATTGGAGCTTTCAG TTTCTTGTTGACATGAAGGAGAACCACATGCCTGTTGAATTCCCGAATGCTGAGTTTCTAAAAATACGTTTTGTTAAAGGCCACGAGATGCTTGATTTTCTTGTTGCTCTTGAGAGCTTTCCTAAGCTGAAGTCGTTAATTGTTTATCAG TATGGTCATATTTATAACTCGGTGGCGTCTGAGATGGCTTCCCTTAGTCCGTCTCTGCTTCATCTACAGACAGTTGAGATTTACATACATGGAAAACAATTCTCAATATCTCCATTGCTGGAATATCTGTTGGAAAACGCTCACGTGCTTCAAAAGATGCTTCTTCGACCCTACGTAGGTGAATTAGAGGTGTCTATTTCGGCTTTAAAAGAGCTCTTGGAAATGCGGAGATCTTCCCCTTATGCAGAGGTGATTATAAAGCCCACATTCCTCGGCTTTTGA
- the LOC130991710 gene encoding putative F-box protein At1g49610, with protein MDDDRLSELPDSLILTILSLLNMNDVVMTTLLSKRWKNRWTTVPCLRFDPPFKHNKWVEYSKFVSGALAQWKGAKIMKLTIIFHGHGSSPSTDIDSWLRFAIEKQVEKLLVVFKNDDAYLVPQCLYSCSSITELSLSKCSLKIERNVQWNQLKRLAIYQTDALSGDVMNQILVGAPLLEELVLLVLWGFEISENFNIRSTSLKILEINGCNVKAEAELRICAPNLLSLEVSASVCGSCLLYVPSLTTATLCFDDYSITREDMAPLGMFHQVFHSIRHVENVSLSNWSIQFLADMKENDMPVQFPNAEFLKISVVKDQQMHDVLVVLESFPKLKTLIVHEFGRIHNSVASEMTSRGPSLLHLQKVESFVLECHGSISPLVRFLLENAHVLQKMVVDLYGQRRDKEAYISALKELLGMRRSSPYAEVIISPRSLAFKF; from the exons ATGGATGATGATCGACTCAGTGAGTTACCTGACTCGTTAATCCTGACCATTCTTTCGTTGTTAAATATGAATGATGTGGTTATGACAACCCTTCTCTCCAAACGATGGAAGAATCGATGGACCACCGTCCCCTGCCTTCGTTTTGACCCTCCTTTCAAGCATAATAAGTGGGTTGAATATTCAAAGTTTGTTTCTGGGGCTCTTGCACAATGGAAAGGTGCCAAGATTATGAAGCTCACCATAATCTTCCATGGTCATGGTTCGAGCCCATCTACTGATATTGATTCGTGGCTGCGTTTTGCGATCGAAAAACAAGTGGAAAAGCTACTTGTAGTTTTCAAGAATGATGATGCATACTTGGTTCCACAGTGTTTGTATTCATGCTCATCAATTACAGAATTATCCCTATCCAAGTGTTCATTGAAAATTGAGAGGAATGTGCAGTGGAATCAACTCAAGAGATTAGCAATTTACCAAACGGATGCGTTGAGTGGCGATGTCATGAACCAAATTCTTGTGGGTGCTCCTCTGCTGGAAGAGTTGGTTTTGTTGGTTTTGTGGGGTTTTGAAATTAGTGAAAACTTCAATATccgatctactagcttgaagaTTCTCGAGATCAACGGGTGTAATGTAAAGGCAGAGGCAGAGCTGAGAATTTGTGCTCCTAATCTTTTGAGTTTAGAAGTTTCAGCCAGTGTTTGTGGGAGTTGTTTGCTATATGTCCCTTCTTTGACTACTGCAACTCTTTGTTTTGACGACTACTCTATTACTCGTGAGGACATGGCGCCTCTTGGAATGTTCCATCAAGTTTTTCATAGCATCCGCCATGTCGAGAATGTCTCATTATCAAATTGGAGCATTCAG TTTCTTGCTGACATGAAGGAGAACGACATGCCTGTTCAATTCCCGAATGCTGAGTTTCTAAAAATAAGTGTTGTTAAAGACCAGCAGATGCATGATGTTCTTGTTGTTCTTGAGAGCTTTCCTAAGCTGAAGACGTTAATTGTTCATGAG TTTGGTCGTATTCATAACTCAGTTGCGTCTGAGATGACTTCCCGTGGTCCCTCTCTGCTTCATCTACAGAAAGTTGAGAGTTTCGTACTTGAATGCCATGGCTCAATATCTCCACTGGTAAGATTTCTATTGGAAAACGCTCACGTGCTTCAAAAGATGGTTGTTGATCTCTATGGACAGAGACGTGATAAAGAGGCGTATATTTCGGCTTTAAAGGAGCTCCTGGGAATGCGGAGATCTTCCCCTTACGCAGAGGTGATCATAAGCCCACGTAGCTTGgcttttaaattttga